The genomic segment TTGGAGACATTACCGAAAATTCTGAATATAACACGGCGAAAGATGAGCAGGCTTTTTTGGAAAGTGAAATTAAAAGCCTTGAAGTAGAGCTGGCCCACGCTGAGATTATAGAAAATGTTTCTTCGGGCACTGTAAAAGTAGGATCTAAAGTTACTGTAAAGGACCCAAACTCTAAAAAAACATCTACTTTTATTATTACAGGGAGATTGGAATCAGATCCCGAAAATCATAAAATATCCTGGGCTTCTCCTATTGGTGAAGGGTTGATCGACCATAAAGTTAATGATACTGTTGCGATAAAAGTTCCCAAAGGTGTTATAAAATATAAAATTGTAAAGATCGAAAAAGGCGGGGAGTAATGGTTAATGGCGATCTAAATGAAGTAGAGGGAAAAAGAAAAGAGCTTATATTGTATCTTCGTTCAATGGGCATTAATCCATTTGGCGAAAAATTTGTTACTTTGCATACTAATAAAGAATTAAAGAAAGAATTCGATAAATATGGCAACGAGGAGATAAAGGCAAAGGGCAGGGTAATTGCAATAAGAGGCCATGGGAAGGCATCGTTTGTTGTCGTGCGGGATTTTTCGTCGGATATACAATTATATTTTCGCTTCGACAATCTTGGTGAGGAAAAATATAAATTCTTCAAAAAAGCTTTAGACATTGGAGACATTATAGGGGCAAAAGGGGTATTGTTCAAAACGC from the Caldisericota bacterium genome contains:
- the greA gene encoding transcription elongation factor GreA, whose translation is MRRFTMINEGSMGNEKFFLTKKGFEELTQKLEYLTMVKRKEISEKIKRAIAFGDITENSEYNTAKDEQAFLESEIKSLEVELAHAEIIENVSSGTVKVGSKVTVKDPNSKKTSTFIITGRLESDPENHKISWASPIGEGLIDHKVNDTVAIKVPKGVIKYKIVKIEKGGE